The window GGCAACGCCATCATGTACCACTTTCGCCTGCTGGCGAGTTCATACCTGAAGGGCAACCAGGATACGTATGGCGCTTTCGTCACGGACGAGGCAGGTGTGCAGGGTTATTGCAGCAACGTCCTGGAGCGTCATCAGGTCGAGATTGACCACCTTGGTGTCTCGTTACTGGTCGATGTGCTTCTCAAGCCTGTcggttttgttttggaagTGGCTTACCTTGACCGCAGTCCTGGCTCCGAAGTCAATTCGTACCGGTTTCCGGAGGAGGCCAGGGACCGACACCCATCGACACTTGGACCCATCATCTACCTCCTGTTCCGTCCCGATCATTACGACCTTCTCTACGTTGCCGAGCCCGAGCCAATTCCCGAGCCCGTTACTGTGCAGGTTCATCGCGTGGCATTTTCACCCACCTACGATATCGCCAGCGCCCCTGCTTCCATGCCTAGCTACGGCATCAACATGGGGGTGCTCGGCATGCTTCCCGGCTTTCATGGGCCGCCACCGGGTCTAGCCCCAACCCTTCTGGATACCAGCCCATCACCATTGTCGGCATACAGCCCGAGTCCCACGTCAACCTGGATGACCCCACCCTTTGCTGAGCCTCCTCAGCAGGCGCCTCCGGTCTCTGTCGCGGTACAAGCGGCCCCGGTTCCCATGTCGCTGCCCATCCATACAGCTCCGGCGGTAGCTCCGGCAGCACCTTTGCAGACACACCCACTGCGTTTCAGCGAGTACTGCCAGCTTCCCGAGTACGTAGAGAACGACACATGGCGCGAACCCAGCTTCCAAACGTCGACGTTTCGGAACAGCCATTTCAACGTTGCGCActacaacaaccccaactttCAGCCCGAGGAATATCGGCCCGAGGCTGAAGACTACGAGGGACCGCAGCGCGGAAACGGGAAGAAGCGCGCGAGCGTCTAGCAGTTACagaccaaaaagaaaaagttcGAAACATTGATGGATGGCTGTGCCAACCATTCACCTAGTACAGCACACACAACAGATTCCAAATGACGCCGgtatggggttggaggaaCATAATACCCAGGTTTGGCGAGCCAGCGACAGAGAGCGATAATTCGATGACGACGATCAATATAGCAGCCGCAGGGGGGGTTGTACTGGAGCGTTCGTTTATCCCAATCCCCGGGGGCTCATGCAGCATCTCCCGGTTTGTTTCGACCATCTCACAGCAAATCATTCGGGGGCGCATGGAACGCAACGCTTGCTTTTGTTctcttttattttctttGGGTCCGGCAAAGTCCACGATAATTCCCTCATCATAACCCTCTCGGGCCGCAGGAAAGAAAACTAGGTCCCTCTTCCTGGCTGGCCTTTTTGGTCAGAAGTAGACTGGACCCACAAGCCGAGCTCCTTTTTGTGCAATGCCTTCGCCAGCATTTCAGAGGGAACCGAAAGTCACGCAACAATGGAAACTGCAAGtccatttttttttatttttgacATTGGAGTTATTGACTTTACTCCTGTACGGGGTTTTGCTatattttttcttctttggtTTTCCTGCTTAGTATTGTCTTGTATTGTTGTTGACATGTCTCATGATACACAGGTGTTCAGGAATGGGAGCTTTtagccttttttttttattctttgATCTTTTTTCCCTCAGTCTATCCATGCGTTTTCGTGGGTTATGGTTGcattcttgttttttttcccaACAAAATCTGGACCCGAAAAGAGAACCATATGggaaggaagaaggaagaaggaagaaggggggggggggggaaaagaaaagggcaCGGAGAGCCGCATaggggaaaggaaagaggCTGATTGTGCGGTCGTTGGCATCGGAGGAatatggtggtggagggccTGCATATGCCAACACGGGAGACTACGGAGAATACGGAGAATATTTCCATGGAGACAAAGAAagcaagagagaaagaagttTTCCTACGGGCTGGCCCTTGATTGTGCAATGCGTGATgcgtgtgtatgtgtgtgcgtgtgtatGGCATGGCTGAGTAAGGAGACCAAGGCCCCCTTTTGGAGGGCGCCTAGGCGGAGTTGAGGGCCGATGAGCCGGGGCGAGAGGGCACCTATCTAGGCGAGGGGAACtgaggaaggaagaggaaggggaaaacTTGGCGATATTCGGGCCGGTGTTTGTGTGAGAAAGAACTGGAATGCGATCATGTATTATTTTTGGGGGTATGGAAGAATAGGGAAGCggtgaagggagggaggagcaggatgatgattgttgaagaaggccctAAAGGGGTAATATCTAGGTACcaggtaaggtacctatTTCCATAAAAAGAGGGGGCCAATTGGAGGTTGAGTTGCAAATATCAGATCATCTGTTCGCACTACAATGTCTTGGATGTTTGTTTCGTGGTGATGAATCATTGACTCAGACAGatgtttgcttttttttttttttttggggggtggggggcggggggatgGGTTTACTCTGTTATTGAAGATTATTGCTGTCTAAGGGGGTTAGTTGTTGGGCCGGCATAATGCATCCTGGGGGTGCATGGCGAGCACGTAGCATAAGATCGATCTTCCatggagaaaaagaaacgtGTAACCTTGGTTGATGTGTGGTTGGATAGGCAAGGTAGGTGGATGAAATGCAGGCACACAGACACCATCACTTTTGCTGTTGGTAGGCAATGGAGCTGAGAAAGGTTCCAATACCTTTACAGAACATGCTCCCGAACCAACACTGCTGACTGGGACTCCTGAGTCAAACCGGTCGGGCTTACTGCACACTGGCCGGCAAGGAAGTTGGACAGCGCCATTGACTGACATGTTTTTCATGTTTTGTTTGGCTGCCTCTGTGCTGTGCTTCATCTCCTGCGCTGTGCACATGTGCAAGAttagataggtaggtaggtaggtacctacatGGCAGGTTGGCAGGCTGTGAATACACTTCGTGGTGATGTTGCCCGAGAGACCAGCCCACAGCCCAAAAGTGTCCCCGAACTGGAGGTAAATTATTATCTTACTGCAAAAGAGAGTTGACCGGGAACACCGAGTCATGTTTGATGCATGTTGTGGATATCTTCATCCGGGTCCGGTTGGGTCGTTTTTCAGGTAAAGTAACGAGCTGACTAAGTATGGAGATCTCTCCCGAGTTGAATGCCTAGGTGGGCAGGTAAAGCTCGAATTTAAGGAGACCCTGGGCAGGTACCTGATTTCTAGCCAAGGAGTTGAGAATTTCAGTATATTCACCTCTCATTggggcttttttttttctttgttccgggggggggagggtgtttaTCGTTCCACAAGGTTCTGTTTTGCGATGTCGGAGTAAAAAAATCGAAATGAACCTGCAGGAGAGAATTGTCGAATGAGAACAAGGCTGGCAGGcagcgtgtgtgtgtgtgtgtgtcgtgcATATGGCTATCGAAAGTGTGCAAATTTGCAAAAGTGAGTTGTGATAAATGCTGAAATTTTGTGcagttgtttgttttgcttgGGTAGATTGCGTGCTTTTGTTCGATGGGGGCGGGAAGGAAGTGATATCAGCTGAGACTCGAGAGAGCATGGCggtttggttgatgagatAACCGAGTGTCTTGAAGATCAACCGAGTTGAGTGGGTGGGTGCTGTACCCAGCTTTTTATACAAAAGGGTTCATGTTGCATAATTACCCCTGTTAATGGTATGTACAGTCCGGTGTTGTACAGTTAGTTATACACAGCTTCATTTacgtcaacaaccaccttcaAACCCCTCTATCCAAAGCCTCTtccacccatcctcccagtCCCCTCCTAACCTCTTCAACatatccctcctctcccccttcccacccctcctcactcctcaccacagcctcctccagcaactccgccaccctccccccagaaaTCTtgtcaaccccatcaaccccaatcCTCTCGCtgagctccctcccccaaaaatcagccacctcctccgttCCCTTCAACCCCGGCCCTTCCCCGGCGGTGATGTGCgcaacaacctccctcacACACGTCACCGTCTTCCCCTCAATCCCACAAGCcacaatcctcctccacggaTTCTCCCTCTCGCTCAGCACCTCATCCGTCCCGGGCATGTCAACATTGATCGCGGTCCCCAACCCGCTGACATGTCGCCTCAGGTGAACCCCCAACGCAGCAATCTtcctttcttcttcaccaccccccactCTCGTCCACACCCCCGGGTCTTCAGTGGTGAAAGCCCTGATGCGAAACATCTTCTCCAGcgtggcgatggtggtgttttccAACAGTCGGGAGTAACACCTGACGGTAAAAGTCTTGTGGCGCTTGGAGTGGATGTCCAGTACCGGCCAGAGGACTACCTGTCCCGGGCCGTGGTAGGTCGTCAGCCCTCCtctgggggagtgggaggttgTTACTGGGAGGGTTTGGTTCTGGTAGGATAGTGGCCGAGATAGCCGGGTGAGTTCCTGCGGAGATAAAGGGGAGGATTGGCGCCGGCCGAGGGTGTAGATCGGCAAGGGGGTGAAGGATATcaagaagggtggtggtggggggttggtggaggggctgtctttgaagttgaggtggtggcggcggaggagggattgCAGTTTGCTGGCTAGGGAGTATGGTGGGAGgttggtcggggagggggaggggaggtggatgtgtTGAAGTCTTAGCGGGGGAGGCATTGTGAAGGAGGGTGaggctggtgatgttgaaaaTGGCGAGGCTGTCCCACGAGGCTGTCCCACGAGGCTGTCCTATGTGTGTAACTGACGATGGGTGATAGTTACGTAACCAACCACCGGTTCCGAGGAGTTGTTCAGACTGCGTCTAGTGTTGTGGATGGATTCAAAACCCTGGCTTGGAGTCAGCCACAAAGGGCACAGACCGTCGTTTAGTGGGCGCCGAGGACGTTGAGAAAATCCGGCCAGCTGGgaaggtgtgtgtgtctcACTCTGCAAGCGACCCCAGGACGGAGAGCGCCGCTCGGCGGCAGGGTGTGTACCTAAGCGGTGGTACTGAGCAAATGTGTGGTCGCCGAACAGCAAGCaaggcacacacacacaagacAGTTCGTAGTCGTAACTAACAATCCTCTGTATGGTCACAATCGCACAGGTGTGAGCCGTTGATACGGTACCTTCCGCGCCAGCCGTTAGGGTAGGTAGTTTCGGTTTCAGGGCTGGTTGGAATCGTTCTTTTGTTGCGCGAGGTGGAGACGGTGGGATTCGGACGCTAATGTTCGGGCCTTGCGGGTTTTGCGGGGCCCCCCATGCCCTGGCTCTcggggatgaggtggagcttgcgcaggaggaggaggggatgaggaggaggagaggaccataaaaaaaaaccaaaccGAGATGTCGGGGCCGAACCGGTTCCGCGTGAGGAAACCCCACCCCGCCCCGCTCCGGCAGGCATTCGTTAGTGTATTTCTTACTGCAACGGCATAAGCCGACCAGTGTTGCACTTTTGCAGTTTTGACAACTCTTGGCACACTTctaaccccccctcccctcactcCTTCTTTAAGTACAATCAATATTTTACGAGATAGCGCATGCCTAAGAAAGAAGGTTCTTCGAAATGTGCCACGAAAACCGTCCCGCAAACTGTAGAGCTAATGCCAGGCCATCACCGGGTAACAGGTAATAAGTCATTTCATCACGATCAACAGCCTTGCTTCAAAGCGGTGTGCAGTATTTGTATGTACAGTTGCACTTGGTGAGCGTTTGTCACAAGGGTAGAGTAGCATCGACTGATGCAGAGTGGTGGTTTGCAGTAGGCCGTCAACTAGTTTTCTGCGTTGTGTATGCAGCAAcgggaagggaggagaaAGCAGCTACAGCCTTGTCATGACATTTGCCGGGTCTCCCGGGAGTCAAAGAACTGTTCCATCCTACAGAGTACCTCATTCTGTTGTACAGGATAATCGTGAACTAGACGTCCTTGCTCTTCAGGTACTCGGCATCTTCAATGTCATCCGGATCAGGAAGCTCATTGGcacccatctcctccatcagaTTCTCAATCCTGACCTTCCTGCCGTTCCTGGATCTCCTCTGCTCAGGAGTTTTGCCGCGGGGATGCTTCTCATAGGCACCAGTGACACCAAACTGCGGGTGCACATtgatctccaccaccttgtccCGCTTCCTacccgccgcctccagcGCCCGCCGGGAGCGCACGCCAGCATCCTTCACCACAACCGCGTCTTGCCCGGCCCTGCCAAGGCGAACGTTGCGAAGGGTGCGCGTCTTGGCGCCCAGAGCCCACAGGTCACCCCACTGAGCCTTGCGAGCGTCCCGGTACGCCTGCTTGGAGAACGACTTGGACACCACCCACCGCTCAATCGTCGCCTGCGGTGTGCAGACATCGAGTGTAACATGGCCGTGGCGCTTCAGCGGTGGGAGAATGTTGCGGGGTAGCGAGAGCGGATGGGGCTTCTTGCTATCTTCCGCCTCATAACCCTTGAAAGCGAGATCCGAAGCCTCCTTGCCCTGCACGTAGACGGGTGCGTTATcagaggtgatggtggtcaaCGGGCCGGCATCGGATGACacgtcagcagcagcagaagcagcagcagcagcaaaatcTGCCGACGGCGTATGCCCTTCTGGGTAAGCACCCCTGCGTACCGCGACATAGCTGAAGGCGATATCTTCATGGCTGCGCCGAGAGGCTCCAAGAATCTGCTGCAGGAAAGGAGGCCGGATGTAGCGCTGTTGGAAGTGGCAGAAATCCTTGCGGCCGGGGCTGAAACCGGGCTGGTGGTACATGGGGCACTTTTGGTGATTAGTGCAAGGTGCGATGATCATGCCGGGCTCACGAACGTGCTGAGACGAGGTCCGGACTTCGTCAGCGTGAGGCTCCGAATGGGGTGCGAGGATAAAGTTGTCCAAGAGGCGGTCTCTAGCGTCGGCTACCGCCTCGAAGCCCCGCGGGTGCCCCTTCTCCAGGAGAATGAGCACACCACCTTCCGGATTGAGCATCTTCCAGAGGTTGTCCAACATGTCCTTCCGCTTGTACTCCTTGTCCAGCGGCATCAGCAGGTGGGACGCAATGATGACATCGTACTGCTTCCGCGGCGCCGGCTTGTCACCGACGCCCATATCGTGCTCATTGGCTACATGCAGATAATCCGGCAGACGGGGCAAGAAGGTCGTATTGTGCAAGAAGCGGGACACGCGATGCCGAAGGTGGTCGTTGCCGACGACCGTTGTCTTCTTTCCAGGGGGGTACCGATCCGAAACCTCGCCGTTTTCACGAAGGATGTCCCATTCAGCTTGAAGCACCTGCTGCCAGGCTGCCAGGGCggcaccaccagcgccaacaTCTAGCACTCGGGGGCCGCCATCTCGGGCGAGCAAGCCCCTCAGCCACTCAGGTCCCAGCCTTTTCCTGACCTCCACCAGAGTGCTCATAGCCGTGGCGTATACGGCAGGCATAATGGTAGCGAGGAACGTATCAGCCTCAATCTCCGACATCCAGCCAACGCCGGCCTGCAATCCCAGCCCCTTTTGCGGAACGTTCACCTTTGACCGAGGTGATCCGGGACCGTGAGGGAAACCAGGGCCACCGAGATTCTCCTCCCCGCACTGCCTGATGTGTGTGGAATCCGTGCGCTTCAGGAGCGTGCTAATCGGCTCAACAAAGCTGGCCTTTGGCAGGTAGATGGTGCTCGGTGAAGTCTTGAACTTACCCATCGAAGTGAACGGATGCTCCCTGGTGTCGCGAGACTCGTCCACCTCGAATTCCGTCCCGGGGTCGTactcatcgtcctcctcaatctcctcctcttcccttgGATAGTCCTGCTCGGTGATGCCTTCGTCCTCGCGGATTTCTTCGTGAATCTCATCCATTGGCTGAAGTGCGGCAGCTGCCTCAAAATCTCGTTGAAGCTTTATCAGAGCATGGTATTCGCGCGAGTTGTTGGCCGTGATATTGAGGTAGTCGATATGTGCATCACTGAGTACTGGCTGGTTCTGCTCAGCTTGTGCCTCGAGATCGGTAgcttcctcggccagctccCCGGGGAATCCAGGCTCTGCAGTGTCTGCAGCCTCTACAGCACCCCCGGGTACCGCTGGGTTGATCCTGTACTGGACCTGTTCGTAGTCTCCATGTTCCGTTTCCCTAAACAAGGCGTGTTCGGGCGTCGTTTCGTCAATGACCTCTCCATGCTCGTCCCTGAGCGGAAGGCCAACATCCTCCGGTGCCGTCTCGCGCAGTGGCGGTCCGTATAATCTTTCGTATACCTTGTACTCTTCTCCTGAGAAGTAGTCCTTGGGTAACGTGTTTCCAAATGTTTGCCTCGCCTGGCGCACAAGAAGTTCGATCTCTTCTGCTGTTGCTTCCCCTGATCCTTCTACTGTTTGCGCCTCCTTCTCTGCTGACCGCGATTCGGTATCCTTTTCGGTCGGCGGTACTTCGTTGAACACCCGTTTGGTCGTCGAGAATGGTCTGACAGGGTTTGGTTGTCGAGATCTCGAACTGAGAGCTCTCGAAGCTGCTGTGACTGGCGTCGCGCGCGGGCGGACAAACGGGCGGGATGCAATATTGCGCGGCTGCAAGAGAGCATCGTAGAAGCCCAGAACCTGGGCCCGACATCCGGGACACCTGTTCTGGAGTTTGCCGGCCGAAAGCATGGTCGTCCGTTGTGCTGTTTGTGTGGATGTCAATACTAAGGTGTTTTGGGAGGTTCGAGGGGCAATCGTCATGGTGAATTTTCAGAGCTTTTGGAGGGGTCCAAGCTCGAGCGAGGGGCGAAAAGATCCCGAGCTTCAAAATCCTACCCCACCCCTGTAGCCTTGGGTATTCCAGCAAATTATTAGCGTCTTGAGATGACAGATGAACATTATCCTCATGATGAGTAGAAATATCGTACTTCTTTGTAGGAGTTGACGGCCGGAATCTTTTCCCCCTTTACCACATTACACAACAACACATTTCTATCTGCATCTGCATGTCCTTTTTTTTGTCAATACCTTTTTACATCATTGACAGGAATGTAGCACATCACCAAGTCAATCAAATGAACATTACCAATATGTACAGCTCGCTTGCTCTAAACGCCAAATCCCTGATTTGTTACCATTTCCttgcaaaaaaaaagacatcaCTCACTCCCCAAATCATTCAACGTCTTGAACGTAGCCCGTCCAGCCGGCCTCCCACCAGGCCCAGTCGCCGGCTTGGCCGCCGGCGGCGGGTTCTTCTTGTTAAACCGTGACGCTTCTGCCGACTTGTAGGGGTCAAGCTGCTCATCGTTAGCAATCACCCAACCTATAACCCCAGATATCCTGCTCAGACTCACCGAAAGCAACGAAACAAAATACAAGCCCAAAAAGCTCAGCACGGCATTAACCCACTGATTAATATCCCACGAAATCGGCCTCGCAACCCTCTGCCCCGAACCGACTCTCTGCCCCCCAACCGGCGTCCCACCCAGTCTCTGACCACCACTGCTGAACGACGACCCCCCTACTGCCCCAGGTCCAGCAAGCTTGATCGCCGCCTCAACAGCCGACGTAAGAGCAGGTGGGTTGGCGCCTTGAATAGTCTTGATGACGGAGCCATTGTGCAAGATCAGGAAGGTGGGCATGGCGCGCACGCCGTATTGCTGGGCGACCTCGCCTTGGTTGTCGACGTTGACTTTGACGAACGCGATCTTGCGGGGCTTGGCGTACTTGTTGGCGAGAGACTCGAAATGGGGGGCTATCATCTTGCACGGACCGCACCAATCGGCGTAGACTATACAGTGCGAAGATGTTAgatcatggtgatggtggtggtggtggtgattatGATGCGCGGCGCaatggtggaggggcactTACAATCAGCGACAACCACGGCATTGCTGCTGACGGTGGAGCGCCAGTCGGCGGCGGATGTGATTTGATCAGGCATTTTGGTTGTGATGAATAGCAATAAAGTGTCTCTGTATGATATCAAAACGAACTCTTCGTTTAGGCTTGGATGAAGTTGTATGATTTGCGCATAGAAGTTGTTGGGATAAGGTAGGCAGTCAGCAGCATCGTGACACTTACGACATGCGATAAGGATTGCGACGGGAAAGCTGTCCTTATCGGCATTTGCCAGGGggcagggttagggttgacCCGACAATTTGGGTGGCATCCCAAGTGGGATTGAGAAGGCGGTCAAGTTTTTGGAAGCTTTCTGCCGTTAGCTCGGGGGGTGTCTGAAAACTTCTTGTAAGCTGCAACTTTGACCATCATCAGCCATTTTCACCATAATTTTGTTCCAGTATCTAGTTTTTGATCTTGTGAAGCAATGTCGAGCTGGGAACCACAATCCAAAGTACGTCGAGTTCATTTTGCGAATTTCCCTTCATGGGAGACGAAGCTTTTTCTCTAGAGTCGCATACTGGGCGCAACACATCTCGCTGTACATTGTAACTGGACACGCAACTAACAACGCACAGAAACGCCGGTTGGACACTGACTCCGGTATTGGAAATGgcatcctcaacaccaaagagCGTTTCAAGCCTACAAGCGCTAGAGACTGGACCATCTCGATTGCCGTACCTACCAGCATAATCGCCAGGCATGTCTCACCTTTACTCTTCAAACCCTGCTCATGAGACTGACAATCCCGATAGCTGCGTAACAAGAGAGCAAAGGACAACTGCTGCGGGCTCCATCGCCAGAGCGCTTGCCATTTTCTCGGTGGACGAGGTCGTCATCTTCGACGATAGCCCGATTGAACAACGCCCCAGGAATTTTGATCCAGATGCGTACACCGGCGACATAGAACCAGCACACTTTCTGGAGCATCTGCTGAACTATCTGGAAACCCCACCATTCATGCGCAAAGTTCTgttccccatccaccccaacctcaaatCTCAGGGCCTACTGCACGGTCTGGACAtgccacaccacccccacaagGATGAGTGGCTGCCGTATCGCGAGGGTCTGACTCTCGAAGCTCCTCCACGGTCAGGCAAGGGGTAGGTTTTCACACACCTCAAATTTGCACTTGACTATCACTAACAACACCCAGCACCGCCGTCGACATTGGCATGCCCGAAACAGTCACCATTTCCGAAGACATCCCTCCCAAGACCCGCGTAACCCTCAAAATGCCCGACGACGCCCAAGGCAAGCCCGAGCCCGTCAACCCAGCCGAACCCAGAACCGAAGGCGGCTACTTTTGGGGCTACAGTGTGCGCAAAGCCAAGTCCCTCTCCGACGTAttcacctcctcggcctaCGAGGACGGTTACGACCTCTCCATCGGCACCTCGGAGCGTGGCGTTCCGCTGTCAAAGGCTTTCCCTAATCACAACCAAACTGCTACTTTCAACCACATGCTCATCGTGTTTGGAGGGCCAAGAGGATTGGAGTTTGCGGCGATGAACGATCCTGATCTGGGGCAGATGGGGATTCAGGGGGCGAGGACGAAGGAGCTGTTTGATCACTGGGTGAACGTGCTGCCGAATCAAGGGACGAGGGGGATCAGGACGGACGAGAGCTTGTTGATAGCTTTGACTgcgttgaggaggttgtgggatAATAGctgagggggtttgatgaggaggaattTGCTTTTTTTTAGCGGGTTTAAAATAATGATTTATTTCTGGTGTATATCTGATCTGGATTGCTCAGATACCTATCCCAGTTCTCTTGTTCTTGTGAGTTGTATTCTCACAGCATATCTACAAGCCAAAGCTCCTATGGTGCCATTGATGGTTTTCGGGTTCAGCTGAAGAAGTGGCGCAAGACACAGCCTTGGCTTACCCTCTATCTCATCCCCAAGGCCCCGGACGAACTCAACCTTTTTTACTCCATCTTACATCTTGGTTTCTTCTTTGTCGGGCTACACAAAATGCCAGCTTGACATTTTACCCCTGACAGAGTAAGCCAGCAACCATCACTCCCAACTTTTTGATCCAGTTAACGGAACGCACCCATAGAACcacacccccttcttcttcttctcaaaggaTATGACTAGTAGCACAGCCAACCCCGCAAACCTGCCCTCCTTTGGCCAAAGTTGGTAAGGGAGAAACTTGAGATGCAGTGATCCTGCAGGTTTTGGGTTGGGACCATGTTATGATTGATCAAGTAAGGTCGGGGGCTCGGCAGGCTCGGCTAGGGAGACCACCGCGCCCCCCCCCATCTTCTACAGATTTGTGGATGTCTCGTTTATCTTGTACTACTGCGAGACACAGGTTGTATAATAGAGAGTTTCTTATCCCTTTTCTAAATAAGAACATGAGAAAGCAAAGGAGGTGGGTAGGGGATCTCCTTTGGGGTTTGCAATTCCTTTCTAGGGTCGGCGCGAAGGTAATCGAGATATGTTGAAAGTTGTGACCTATCTTTGGAATCTCCGCTTGGAGATCTAGCAGCTGTTAGAGGCGATACAGAGGTGCTAGTGGGTGCGGTTGTTGGtttgaggggaggaggacatgTGAGGTGAGTGGGCAACTTTCTGGTACCGGGCTACCGCTAAGGGGTTAGATGGGATCAATAGTTTCGTTTTTTTGTGTTTGTTGATTGGCTTTTGGACCCTGAAGAACCTTGCGTTTTGCTGTTAGAACGCTTGATTTGTCAAGTGGTATTAGCCTGTCGATACCAAGCAGTTCATATTGTACTGGTGGGCTCGAAGTTGGATAAAGACTAGAGACCCTGTCCTCTCACGAGGAGGACAACAACTAACTCCGTAATTCCGGGCTAGAGACATGTCGTGGTACAGTCTGGAAGAACGAGCAGGATCTGACAGATTTACAGTTGACCAAGGCTGGAAGAAGATCTTCAGGATACAGATGGCAGGTAATGTTGTCAGCCGAGTTCACCAATGACTACTGCAGTTGGGCAGTAATAAGCCGCTGGTGTTCGATGCATGCTAATCCTACCAAGAGGTCAAAGCGGGAGTCTACTGGGTTGACATAAGGGTTGGCATTTCATGATTTAGGTAATTGATGAGAGTCGCGTAGAAGTTTTCCGAGTCCACCAACGAAGAGATGAAAAATGACTTTTCCTCGACAACTACCTCAACCGAAACCGAGGCAAAGAAATACAAAAGGTTTGACAGCCCCAACACATCGGTAGCGAGCCTTGGGCTTGCTGAACCGAAACCGGGGTAGACACATGTTGGCTGTCATCAAGGCCAACTCAAGCCACGGCGTCATGTCGTAACACCCTTACATTACCGAGCAACCTGTCCTCCGCCGGCCAGCCTCCGTGTTATTCACAACGGCTATTCCCACACACGCATCCGTCGGGATGCGAGGCGGGGGCAGTAGCGGTGAGCTGCTTTCCCAACAGAGAAAAGCCTTCGGAGGTTTTGTTAGTGATATTATGCAACACATCGGCATATGAGCACATCTAAAAATGCAGCTTAGGGGCTCAGTAACGAAGATCAGTCTTGGTCATCCAGAGCCATGGCTGTGGGTACGGTACCACTCCCGACGTTCCGATTTCTTCGAGAGCGGCACACACGATATCGCCAATCTCATCCCGTCATGTTGGGCTGTCTCGGTTATCTCATCCGTCGCAAGAGGTGTGGCTGATTATAGAGAATAATAAGTGCCTTTGACGACCAGCTCTAGCGTTCCAGAGATGAACATTATTGCCAcagtgtgtgtgtctgtgtaGCCAGGTTGTCCCGCCAAAAAAGAGGGTCAAAACAaatcccacccaccaccccaaagcTAACTCGTGCTCCGAATGCTTATCTACCGGGATGCGCACCTAACAcccacaaccaaccaaa is drawn from Podospora pseudocomata strain CBS 415.72m chromosome 1 map unlocalized CBS415.72m_1, whole genome shotgun sequence and contains these coding sequences:
- a CDS encoding uncharacterized protein (COG:O; EggNog:ENOG503NZ2J; MEROPS:MER0029056) → MYEQDPAAQFVHQVSAGYSLPQTLPQYTFDETPLRLTDRRGRGGGYGGLGGPGVGGAAGRSLLYSPIFSTPASANAAGVGPASSAAGHFSFHTTSATSASALTSSVPATTHHRSSPPHFAIQKMEPNPEDLVAQEAAAREFQPQLEGPFVGEKTPSSAITSEYAKADPVYIQKTAVLPRTYSHYRPIQGDGNCGWRAIAFGYFETLVKGGNKGQIEAEKLRLEGLNSYIETIGGHSPYVYTDFVEETLLLLDRVAALAGDPEQAMREVYATFNDSEIGNAIMYHFRLLASSYLKGNQDTYGAFVTDEAGVQGYCSNVLERHQVEIDHLGVSLLVDVLLKPVGFVLEVAYLDRSPGSEVNSYRFPEEARDRHPSTLGPIIYLLFRPDHYDLLYVAEPEPIPEPVTVQVHRVAFSPTYDIASAPASMPSYGINMGVLGMLPGFHGPPPGLAPTLLDTSPSPLSAYSPSPTSTWMTPPFAEPPQQAPPVSVAVQAAPVPMSLPIHTAPAVAPAAPLQTHPLRFSEYCQLPEYVENDTWREPSFQTSTFRNSHFNVAHYNNPNFQPEEYRPEAEDYEGPQRGNGKKRASV
- a CDS encoding uncharacterized protein (COG:C; COG:H; BUSCO:EOG09264AWW; EggNog:ENOG503Q38B); translation: MPPPLRLQHIHLPSPSPTNLPPYSLASKLQSLLRRHHLNFKDSPSTNPPPPPFLISFTPLPIYTLGRRQSSPLSPQELTRLSRPLSYQNQTLPVTTSHSPRGGLTTYHGPGQVVLWPVLDIHSKRHKTFTVRCYSRLLENTTIATLEKMFRIRAFTTEDPGVWTRVGGGEEERKIAALGVHLRRHVSGLGTAINVDMPGTDEVLSERENPWRRIVACGIEGKTVTCVREVVAHITAGEGPGLKGTEEVADFWGRELSERIGVDGVDKISGGRVAELLEEAVVRSEEGWEGGEEGYVEEVRRGLGGWVEEALDRGV
- the RSM22 gene encoding 37S ribosomal protein S22 (EggNog:ENOG503NY5I; COG:J), with the translated sequence MTIAPRTSQNTLVLTSTQTAQRTTMLSAGKLQNRCPGCRAQVLGFYDALLQPRNIASRPFVRPRATPVTAASRALSSRSRQPNPVRPFSTTKRVFNEVPPTEKDTESRSAEKEAQTVEGSGEATAEEIELLVRQARQTFGNTLPKDYFSGEEYKVYERLYGPPLRETAPEDVGLPLRDEHGEVIDETTPEHALFRETEHGDYEQVQYRINPAVPGGAVEAADTAEPGFPGELAEEATDLEAQAEQNQPVLSDAHIDYLNITANNSREYHALIKLQRDFEAAAALQPMDEIHEEIREDEGITEQDYPREEEEIEEDDEYDPGTEFEVDESRDTREHPFTSMGKFKTSPSTIYLPKASFVEPISTLLKRTDSTHIRQCGEENLGGPGFPHGPGSPRSKVNVPQKGLGLQAGVGWMSEIEADTFLATIMPAVYATAMSTLVEVRKRLGPEWLRGLLARDGGPRVLDVGAGGAALAAWQQVLQAEWDILRENGEVSDRYPPGKKTTVVGNDHLRHRVSRFLHNTTFLPRLPDYLHVANEHDMGVGDKPAPRKQYDVIIASHLLMPLDKEYKRKDMLDNLWKMLNPEGGVLILLEKGHPRGFEAVADARDRLLDNFILAPHSEPHADEVRTSSQHVREPGMIIAPCTNHQKCPMYHQPGFSPGRKDFCHFQQRYIRPPFLQQILGASRRSHEDIAFSYVAVRRGAYPEGHTPSADFAAAAASAAADVSSDAGPLTTITSDNAPVYVQGKEASDLAFKGYEAEDSKKPHPLSLPRNILPPLKRHGHVTLDVCTPQATIERWVVSKSFSKQAYRDARKAQWGDLWALGAKTRTLRNVRLGRAGQDAVVVKDAGVRSRRALEAAGRKRDKVVEINVHPQFGVTGAYEKHPRGKTPEQRRSRNGRKVRIENLMEEMGANELPDPDDIEDAEYLKSKDV